AGACGCGATCACGCGTTTCGGCTCCTTCGATACGGTCCTGCCCTATCTCCGAAAGACTAAGCAGCCGACGGCCTGATCGCTGCTTTCAAGCCTGTTCTGGAAGCCGCCGCGGCCATTGGCCCGGCGGCTTTTTCATGCGCCATTGCCGAAATCAGGAAGCGTCGCGCCGTGATCGATGCTATCTAGGATCAGCGTCGCGATGGAAGTCGAACCTGCCGAGATCCGATGAGAGGGCGAAAGCGTCAGTCCGACATGGTGAGGAGATCGGCGAAGGCCCTGCTTTCGCTCTGTTTTCTGTTTTCCCTCATCGACATGCCGAAAGCTCAGCCGGAAGGAAGCGATGCCGAGCCTGCCTGCCTCTATTCCGGGCCTTCGGCCTCGGGATCGAACGAGACGCTCTGTATCCGCAAGGACAGTTTCAATCGCGATCTCTGCGCCGCGATCGAGCATTTCGCCGCGGCCAATCATTTGCCACCGGACTATTTCGCCCGCCTCATCTGGCGCGAAAGCACCTTTCGCCCCGACGCGGTCAGTTTCAAGGGGGCGCAGGGCATCGCCCAGTTCATGCCCGGAACGGCGAAACTGCGCGGTCTCGAAGACAGCTATCAGGTGCTGGAGGCACTGCGGAAATCGGCGCAGTATCTCGACGAATTGCGCAATCGTTTCGGTAATCTCGGTCTTGCCGCCGCCGCCTATAATGCCGGCGAAAACGGTCTTGCCGCTTACCTTACGTCGGGAAGATTACCTTACGAGACGCGCGGCTATGTAATGGCGATCACCGCCCATACTGTGGAGGAATGGAAGGACAATCCGCCGGCAACGGCGGCAGCCCCGCTCGACAAGGACAAACCTTTTCTCGATGGCTGCGTGGCGCTTGCCGAACGCCGGACGTTGAAGGACACGCCCTGGCGTCAAGAGGGCGACTGGGCGCCCTGGGGTGTCCAACTGGCGGCGAACGCCGATGTCGCGGTGGCCCGGCGCATGTTTCTCGATGCGGTGCAGGATCTGCCTGCGCCGCTCAATACGGAACAGCCGCTGATCCTGCGCCAGCGCGATCGCAGCTTCGGCTTTCGCCCGCGTTATGCCGCCCGCATCGGCCGGCAGACGCGCCTGGAAGCCAACAACCTCTGCAACCAGATCCGCAGCAACGGCGGCACCTGCCTTGTTTTCAAAAATCGATAGCGTGCCGCTTTCCCTTCCCTGGCGAAAACACCACTTGCAGGATCGCGACAGGGCGCAGCATAGTCGGCGCGGATCATGCAAAGGGAGGAACGACAATGCGGGTTTTGGTCATCGGAGCGACGGGCCATGTCGGAACCTATCTCGTTCCTCGTCTGGTCGAGGCGGGGCACGACGTCGTCACCATCAGCCGCGGCGCGGCAAAGCCCTACACGGAAAACCGCGCCTGGGCCTCCGTCGACCAGCGCCGGATGGATCGCGCCGAGATGGAGCGGACCGGTGATTTCGGCCCGGCCGTGCGTGACGTGAAAGCCGATATCGTCATCGACATGATCTGCTTCACGCTGGAGAGTGCCGAGCAACTGGTGACCGCGCTATCGGGGCATGTCGGTCATTTCCTGCACACCGGCACGATCTGGACCCATGGCTACCCCAGCACCGTGCCGACACTCGAAGAGGCGCCCAAGTCTCCCTTCGGTGACTATGGCATCCAGAAGGCGGCGATCGAAACCTATCTGCTGCAGCAGGCAAGGCTTCGCGGTTTTCCGGCGACCGTCATCCATCCCGGCCACATCGTTGGTCGCGGATGGGCGCCGCTCAATCCCGCCGGCAATTTCAACCTGCAGGTCTTTTCGACCCTTGCCTGCGGAGACGCCCTGGCGCTGCCCAATTTCGGCCTGGAGACGGTCCATCACGTCCATGCCGATGACGTGGCGGCGATGTTCATGGATGCGATCGCCAACTGGAATGCGTCGACCGGCGAAAGTTTCCACGCAGTGTCGGAGCAGGCGCTGACGCTGCGTGGATATGCCGAAGCCATGTCGCACTGGTTTGGGCGAGAGCCGAAGCTCAGTTTCGCCCCATTCGATGCCTGGGCCGAAAGCCAGACGGCCGAAGATGCGGAGGCGACATGGGAGCATATCGCCCGCAGCCCGAATTGCTCGATTGCCAAAGCCCGGCGCCTGCTCGGCTATGCGCCGAGATATACATCGCTGCAGGCGGTGCAGGAATCGGTTGACTGGCTGGTCGGGCAGGGGCGGATCGAGACCTGATCCGCTGGATCTTAGGCGATCAGGATGGCCCTGAAATCATTGACATTGGTGCCGGTCGGCCCCGTTTCGAAGAGGTCGCCGACGGCTGCAAAGCCTGAATAGCTGTCATTACCGTCGAGCAGCCGGCGCGGATCGAGTCCGGCAGCGCGCAAGCGCTTGACCGTGCCGCCATCGGCAAAGGCGCCGGCATTATCCTCCGAGCCGTCGATCCCGTCCGTGTCGGCAGCAAGGAGATGAATGCCCTCCTGTGCGTCGATCGCAAGCGCCATGGCGAGCGCGAATTCGCCGTTGCGTCCGCCCTTGCCGCCCTTGGCGCGGAGCGTCACCGTCGTCTCGCCGCCGGAAAGGATGACGACCGGTTTCGGAAACGGCCTGTTCCGGCCGAGCACCTCGCGGGCGATTGCCGCATGCACCTGCGCCACGTCGCGCGCTTCTCCCTCGATCGCATCCGAAAGGATGGCCGGCTCGATCCCCTGCGACTTCGCCAGGGCGGCCGCCGCCTCCAGCGACACGCCGGCAGAGGCAATGATGTGACGCGCGTGGCGTAAAAACACCGGATCGTCCGGCCGCGGTGCATCGGCCTTGGCTGAGTTCAGATGGTCGAGGGCTGCCTGCGGCAGCTGCAATCCATATTGCTTGACGATCTCAAGCGCATCGTGCCGCGTCGAACCATCGGGCACGGTCGGCCCGGAGGCGACATGGGCCGGATTGTCGCCGGGAATATCGGAGACGATCAGGCTGACGACCCTTGCTCTGGTTGCCGCTGCAAGTCTGCCGCCTTTGATGGTCGAGAGATGCTTGCGCACGACGTTCATCGCCGAGATCGGCGCGCCCGAGGCAAGCAGCATTTCGTTGAGGGCAATCTCGTCTTCGAGGGTCAGCCCCACCGGCGGGGCGGGCAGCAGCGCCGAGCCGCCACCGCAGATCAGCGCGATCACCAGATCGTCTTCCGTCAGTCCACTCACCGTCTCCATCAGCCGTCTTGCCGCGGCACGTCCCGCCGCATCGGGAACAGGATGGGCAGCCTCGATGATCTCGATGTCGCGTGTGTCGCAGCCATAGCCGTAGCGTGTGACCACCAGACCGTCGAGCGGCCCGTCCCAGACGCTTTCGAGCGCCCGCGCCATCTGCGCAGCACCCTTGCCGGCGCCGATCACCACGGTCTTTCCCTTCGGCCTGTCAGGCAGGTTTGCCTTGATGCCGGTCAGCGGATCGGCGGCGCGAACCGCCGCATCGAACAGGCTTTTCAGGAAATCGCGGGGAGCGCTTGTCGTCATCGGTGGTTTCTGCTGCCTGGAGTGTCGAACGTGATGCCGACTGTCGACGCATCCCCGTGCCGGCGTCAAGGTCGAAGACGCGGCAGTGTGACGGTTGTGGACTGCAAATTCTGCTTCATCGAAAGAACGGAGACGAACGATAGAAAGCATTAACCATAGTCCCGTAGACAACGAACAGGATCAAAGGAACCTGTGTTCGATGGCTACTGAAATGACCTGCCGCCCCGCCGCCCAGAGTGAAGGCGTGGTGATTGCTTTTCCCTCCGGAACCGGAACCGCCAATATCGAGCGCTGCGCCCGCGAACTCGGCCGCAGACATGGCGCGGATGCGATCGCATTCTGGAAGGCCGAATGCCGCAGGCTCGCCGATCAGCTTCTGGCCGCCGGGATGCCGGAGAGCGACGTCGGCGAGCGGGTGCTGCAGTTTCAGCAGGATGTCCAGATCGAACTCGTCCTCAGCCATCAAAACGGGCCGCTGCCCAAGTCTCAGAACCGATAGCTGCAATCTCGCTGGATTCGACGGTTGCCCCGGCGAATGGCATGGCAGCCAGGTTGCTCCCGTTCTGTCGCTTTATCGCAGCAGCCCGGCAGACCGAAGGGCGTCTTCGATGACCTTCTGAATGCCGCCGCGATCATCCCCCGTGGCAGATGAACCTGCGACGTTTTCCGGTTGCGCAGCAGCGGGTTTTGCATTGCGCCGCTTTTCAAACGAGGGAATGAGGCCCCAGGACCTGGCGATTTCGACGGTCGAGGAAATTCCGACGTCAAGCATGAAGGGGCCGCTCGCCCCGTAGCCGGTGCCGATGTCGAGCGGCGTGCCGTGATCCATTCCGGCAATCGTATAGAGCTCGATCACCTCCACCCCATGAGCATCGGTCCAGACCCTTCGCTGATGGCGTCCGATATTTTCCACGCGCGACGGCGATGCGTCGATGCCGTGGATATTTCTCCATTGCTCCACGATGGCATTCGCATTGGATGGCACGACGGTTCTGTCTGCGCTTCCCTGCCAGAGCGACAAAGTCGGCCACGGGCCTTTGTGGCTTGAGGCGTTTTTCAACCGCAGTTGCAGTTCTTTGGCGGTCGGCCCGCCATGACCGCGCATTCGGTCGAACGCCTCGGGAATGGTCGCGGCGCTGGCATAGGGCAGGCCTGCAATGATGGCCCCGCCGGCAAAAATCTCCGGATAGGTGGCAAGCATGGCGGCGGTCATGGCCCCGCCGGCCGAAAGCCCGGTCACGAACACGCGCCTGCTGTCGATGCTGTGCTCCGCAACGAGTTTTGCGATCATCTGGCGAATGGAAAAGACCTCGCCGTGATCCCGGCGTATATCTTCGGGGTTAAACCAGTTGAAGCAGAGGTTGGGATTGTTTGCCCTTCGTTGCTCGGGAAACAGCAGCGCGAAACCATAATCCTCTGCCAACCTAGACCACCCCGACCCGATGTCATAGCCTGATGCTGTCTGGGTGCAGCCGTGCAGGACGGTGACCAGGGCCATGTTCTTTGCGCGCTTCGACGGCAGGTAGATGTAACCTCCCAGAGCCCCCGGGTTTGCACCAAATGCGTCCAGGGCGATCAGATCGGGATTTTCCTGCGTGGGGCGGGGGCGAAGCGTTCCTCGCAACGCAGCAAGGCGCGCAAGCGTGTCGGACATAGATCTCATGAAAGTCTCCGCCAATCAGCAGCCGGGATGGCGGTGATGCCTGCGTAAACGCGTCAGTCGGCGGAAGGTTGCTGCACTGCACAATATTTTCTGAGCAGGCTGGATTTCCGGATGCGCGGGCAGCTCCGCGGGGCGAGGAACTTCGGCCCGGAAATGACGTTGATGTTGTCGATTGACAGCATTGTCGCTGCAATTAGCGAGGCTTTTCAGATGTCGAACAAACCCAACTTCTTCTCTTCCTTTGCGACCGTCGTCGCCGATTTCTCGGGAAAGCCGTTCACCTTTGTCGCGGCTCTGACGCTCGTGATTGCCTGGGCGGTGTCCGGTCCCTTTTTCGGCTATTCTGAAACCTGGCAGTTGGTGATCAATACGACCACGACCATTATCACCTTCCTGATGGTCTTTGTATTGCAGAACAGCCAGAACCGCGACGGCAAAGCGGTTCAGGCCAAGCTCGACGAACTCATCCTGACGAGCCAGGCCGCCAACAAGTTCGTCGGCATCGAGAAGTTGGACGAGGGTGAACTCAGGGAAATGAGCAAGACGCTTGCCGCGCAAGCCGAATGTGTCGAGGAAAAAGCGGATGAGAAATCTGCCGCGGAGGCAGCCTCCACCTGATGCATATCGCCTCAATGCGACTCGTTTCAGTTCATCGTCTCTGGCATCTGGTCGTGATGTTGCTGCCGCATTTCCTCGATGGCCTCGGCCTCTTTCTTCTCAGCCGCAATCCAGTGATTTCCGGCCTTGCTTGATCGGATCAGTTCGTCGAGCTTGGTTTGGAGCGCCACCATGTCCCGATTTTGGGAGTGCTGCACCAGCAGAAGAATAAAAAATATGATGAGCGTCCCCATCATGTTGGTCAGCAGAAACCATTGCCGTGGGAAAGAAAAACTGAGGCCCGCCGCCGCCCATAGGGCGACCAACGCGACCAGCGTGACAGGGACCGCGCGATGCCCTGCCCATAAGACGGCCAAGTCGGAAATCTGTCGAAAACGCCAGCGCATAGCGCATAAACGAAGGATGGAGCAAATGTTTCCATCATCCAGGCTCAATACATCACGTGCTGCGAACAGTTTAAAACCCGCGTTTCCGCGGGTTTTAGACGACGAGCCGTTCTCATGGCCACCCTAAGTTCAATTCAGTTTGACCGACGGTTCGCGGCCCCAGACACGCAGTTTGCCAAGCGCTTTGACAAAGGCCGCGACATCCCCGGCCGCTCTAAGCGCAAGCACGCCCTCATCCAGGGAATCGGCAATTCCGGCCTTCTGCATGAGGGGCAGCGCTGTTTCCACATAGCCGATGAACTTGCAGTGCACGAAGGCATCCGACACGAAATCACGGGCCGTTGCCTCTTTTAGCAGATCGCTGCTTCCCGCGGGCGAGGGCAGCAGCGCGACGGCGTCGTAAAGCACCGAAGGTCCGCCGTCGATCATCTGATGCGCCTCGATCCAATTGCCGTCCGAGAGCGTCACGCCGCCGATCTTTGGCGCGATCACTTCGAATGTTGCTTTCTGCTCGGTGATCTCGGCAAGCAGCGCCTTGAAGATCGCGGCGTCGCTGCCGTCGGTGACAAGAATACCGAGCTTGCGTCCTTCGAACCGCTTCGGACCGCGCTCGATAATGCTGAGCGCCGGCGACGGCTCGAGATCCTGGCGCGTCGGCATGGCGGCATCGGCAGGCTTCGGCATCGATTTGAAGCCGAGTGCGTGGCCGACCTTACTGGCCAAAGTCTCATCGATGTTCATGAGATGCGAGACCATGCGCTCGCGAATGACCGGTGTTTCGACTTTGCTCAATTCGAAGATCAGTGCTGCTGCGATATGGCGTTGCTCCGGCGGAGTCTGGCTGATGAAGAACTGCCTGGCCTGGCTGTAATGATCGGCAAAGCTTTCCGGCCGCAACCGGACCTTGGCGCCCTGTTCCTCGGCCGGGAAGTGACGATAGCCCTGAACCGGCGATTCTCGCGGTCCCTGATTCCAGGAATTCGGCTGGTAATTGACCCGGCCGACAGGATTGCGCATCGCCATGTGGCCATCCTGCTGGAAATTGTGGAAGGGACATTTCGGAGCGTTGATCGGCAGATGGGTGAAATTCGGGCCGCCCAGACGTTTCAGTTGCGTGTCGAGATAGGAGAAGTTCCGTCCCTGCAGAAGCGGGTCGTTGCTGAAGTCGATGCCGGGCGGAACGTTCTGCGTCATGAAGGCGACCTGCTCGGTCTCGGCGAAAAAGTTTTCGGGCATTCGGTCGAGCACCAGACGGCCGACCGGTTTGACCGGCAGGATCTCCTCGGGAATGATCTTCGTCGGATCGAGGATGTCGAAGTCGAACGTGTCGGCGAAGTCCTGATCGAAAAGCTGCACACAAAGTTCCCATTCCGGGAAGTTTCCTGACTGGATCGACTGCCAGAGGTCGCGACGATGGAAGTCCGGATCCGCACCGTTGATCTTGACCGCTTCGTTCCATGCGACGGACTGCAGGCCGAGTTTCGGTTTCCAATGAAATTTGACGAAGGTCGATTCATCGGCCGCGTTGACGAAACGGAAGGTGTGAACGCCGAACCCCTCCATGAAACGGAAGGAGCGCGGGATGGCGCGGTCCGACATGACCCACATGATCATATGCATGCTTTCCGGGGTGAGGGAGATGAAGTCCCAGAAATTGTCATGCGCCGACTGCGCCTGTGGAAATTGCCTGTCGGGTTCCGGCTTTACGGAATGGACGACGTCGGGAAATTTGATCGCGTCCTGAATGAAGAAGACGGGAATATTATTGCCGACCAGATCCCAATTACCCTGCTGGGTGTAGAGCTTCACCGCGAAACCGCGCACGTCGCGCGCCAGATCAAACGATCCTTTGCTGCCGGCGACTGTCGAAAACCGGACGAAGGCCGGTGTCTTTTCGCCGGGCCGCTGGAAAAGATCAGCCCGGGTATAGGCGGCCAGCGATTCATATGTTTCGAAATAGCCATGGGCGCCGTAACCCCGCGCATGCACGACCCGCTCGGGGATGCGCTCGTGGTCGAAATGAAAGATCTTCTCGCGAAAATGGAAGTCATCGATGACGGCGGGGCCGCGGGCGCCGAGACGGAGCGTATTCTGATCGTCGGAAACGGGGCCGCCTTGTGCTGTGGTCAGCACCGGCATGCCGTCCTCGGCAAACTGATGTAGCTCACCGCCTGCACCGCGGTGCAGCTTCTGATCATGAATCGTCGCGTTGTCCGAGGGCGAGGTCTTCGTCTTCTTGGCCATCTATCTTCTCCGGAAAGGGTGTGACCTAACCGAAGCTCAAAAATGGCGACATGTTCCGCTCGCCGCGAAATAAACTGCAACCTGGCGAAGGGCTGCGTTTCAACAAGACTGCATAAAACAGGGCGCGGGGCCTTTCGACCCCGCGCCCCCGTTTTTAGCCGGTTTTCAGAGCCGGCGTGCAACGATGAGATCTTCCTCTTCGTCGCGTTGCGATCCGCCAAACGCTGCGGCAGCAGAGGCGATGAAAGCCCCGATCAGAAGCGAGAGCGAGCCGAGCAGGGCCGTCGTGGAGGCCGCCTTGCGTGCCTCATCGGCAGCTTTCTGGGCGGCGACCTTGGCGTCGTCGATCCGCTTCAGCACCGTATCGACGCGGGTGCGTGCATCGGCTTCGGAAAGACCGGTTCGGGACGATACGATGGTGGCAAGATAGGCCTTGTCGTCATCGGGAATCTGGCCCTGGGCAGCGCCGTTGAGGAGGATGCGGGACACCTCGGATGTTGCCGCGGCATCATTGGACGTCGCCGCGGCGCGAGCCTGGTCAGGGCGCAGCAATGCGTCGGTAAAATAGGAAGTGGAAAGATCCACCGGCGAGGTTGCCGACGACGCTGCTGCCGTGCCGGCGGCCGTGGCAGTCGATCCCACGGCCGAGCCCACGGCTTGTGCACCCGCGCCGGCCAGCGAGGTCAGCGATGATGCGAGAAACCCGGCGACGAAGACGGTCGCCAGAGCCCAGCTTAGGAAACCATGCGCCGTGTCACGGAAGAAAACCTCGTCCGTGTGAACAGCCGCCCATTTCGTCCGCAGCCGGCCGGTAATATAGCCTCCGAGCGCCGAAGAGAGCCATTGCACGAGAACGAGCCAGATTGCCGCCGTCACGCCGAGTGTCCCGAGCGAACTGCTTTGCCCCGACCAGGGCGACACCATCGTCAGCCCGAGCCCGGATCCAAGCAGCAGAAGAATGAGGGTGACGCCAATGGCCGCGGCCGCACCCCCGAAGATAGGCCCCCATGTCATGGCCGATTTAGAGGATTCGACCGGAGTGGCAACCTCTCCGGAACCTGTCATTGAAACCGACATGATCTGTTCCTATCGCATAAACAGAGCAAGAAGGATGATGATAGGCAGTGGAACACCGAGCAGCCAAAGTAGAATACCGCGACCCATGAGAGACCTCCTGTCAAAGCTGACGTTACGTTGTTGATGCCACTCAACTTTTAACCGCGGTGTTTGTTCCCGGCCGCTTGATCATCGACGATCTTCAGACGCAGATTATAAAGATTGACGAAATCTAGGGCGCTCGCGCTAACGCCAACCGGGGAGCGCACCTATATCTTGGGTTCAAGCTGGGGAAATTCTCCCGTTACTCCCAAAGGCAGAAACTCATGGCTGCGTCACAGCGTAAATCGGAGAAGCATCGATGAACAGATTTCGGGCATTTGTCGCGGCCGGAGCAATCAGTCTTGCCTTTATCACTTCGGCCTGCTCGACAGCGCCGAATTCATATGGCTCGGCATCGGGATATCAGCCGGGAGATTCCTTGAACCCGGCCTGCGCCGATGGCTTCCGACCCGGCGACGGCCGTTCGTGCAGCTATTAGAAGCGCTCGGCTCTCGTCCGCTAAGAGCGGCAGCTGGTGGCGATAGTATTGTTCGAAAGGGAGTGCGAGCGCGGTTCCCACACTCCAATGATCAAGAGAGAACGGCCACGTGATCTCGTGGCAGCGACGTGACGTCAATCTGCCGCCCGACCCCATTCTTAAGTTAATGGCGGTCGCGTCCTGCCGCAGTCTCTATACCATCAAATCGGGAACGCAAAGATGGCCGGTTCGTCGCTTGTTGCTTTCGTTAAAGGCGAACGCCCGGACGACTCAGCCCCGGAGTAATCAACTTCGATAAACGCCGGCGCCCCTGCGGGTGGACACGACCGCGGCGCTGTTCTCTTGCGACCTGGATCTTTGGGTCGATTCCAACAATGTCACTGGCCGCGGGGCAAGGCATCGATCAACTGGTGCACCTTATCGGTTGCGTAGACGATATCCTCGCGGGGCAAATGCACCGTGATTTCGATCTCCTGCCATCGACCGCCATTATTTCTAGCGTAACTCACAGCTGCCTGTAGAGATTTGAATTCAACTGCGGGCGCGCCGGCGATCCAGAACTGCACGGTGCAATCGGCTTCGCAATAGTCGGAGAGTGCTTTGAGCGGGTCTAGGGCCATGCCGATGGGCTCTACACCTTTGGTGGTTCTTTGGCTACCGCACGTGAAGCGCCGCCGCTGTTTTCGAGTCGCGCAATCCGCGCCACATTGACGTGACCTCCGCTCCTCCAACACCGATGGCCGGCGCGATCACCACTCCTTCCGACACTGGTGCGCGACGGCTGGCGACGTTCTGGAAATTCCACAGGGGAGAGCCGTTCACGCCAGGTTAATGCGTATTAACCCAGACTCGGGGCCTGAAAGGATGCGCCGATGAAAAAGCTTTTTCCCGTAGTCGCAGCCACAGTCTTGGCTGCATGTTTCGCGCTGCCGCTAAACGCCATGCCGAATTTCGTGCCGAAACCGGTAGCAATGCACACCGCCGACGTCGAGCAGGTCAAGGACCGTCGCCACGGTAATGGACATGCGTATGGCCACTGGAAGAAAAGCCGGTACGCTTACCGCGACTGCCGGTATTACGGCTCGTGCTATCGTCCTCGGCACTACGGCTATCGTGATTATTACGGCTATCGCGACGATTACCCCTATCGTCGTCGATCAGCTGTGACCGTGTATTTCAATTTTTAGTCGGCAGTGCTCCGGCCCCTTGAAGCCGGCGATCTGACCTCACCACCACAGCAGCCCGTCGAGCTACCAACTCGGCGGGCGTCTTGTTTCCGGCGCCTGAACAAAGAAAAAGGTCGGGGCGATTGCTCGCGCCGACCTTCTTTGATTGCATCAGCGCGGTGCCAGTACATCCGTGGTCACCAGCAAAAGCTATCCGATGGATTGAATTTATGCGCCTTGTGAATTTTCGCAAGGATTAGGGTATGCTGATTTAGAGCTAAAAGTGAAAAGAAAACGCCTGTCTTCGGATTTCTCAACGAAACGGGCGATTAACTTGAAAATGGCTCCCCGGGCCGGATTCGAACCGGCGACCTGTCGATTAACAGTCGAATGCTCTACCGCTGAGCTACCAGGGATCACTGCTTGGCGCGGTGTGAGTGGGCTAATACAAATGCTTGCCCGATTTGCCAAGCGGTTTTTTCAAAAAAATGAAATGAACTTGTATTTGGGTTGTCTGTGCCCATCTCTGGGGAATGACGAACCGGAATGAGCGCGAAGACACGAGAGGCGGCGAAAAGCCTAGGAAGCGGGCAGGGCGCTTCGGCATCGATCATGCAAGCGGCAGGCTTATGCTCGGCTCCTTCAGCATCGGCATGCCGCGCTCCCGCATCGCGCGGATGGCGATCGGCATCGCCCTCATTCTATGCGGGTTCCTGGGCTTCCTGCCGATCCTGGGCTTCTGGATGCTGCCGCTCGGCTTCCTTGTGCTCTCGCATGATCTGCCTGTCGCGCGCCGGCTTCGGCGGCGGCTGGCGGTCTGGTGGCACAGGCGGCGGAAGCCGGCTGGCTGAGAGCAGCCGGGGAGCGGTCACGGAACAGCGAAAGGATTCTCGCCTCCGTGGTTTATGGATTGTAAAATGCGAGAACGCGTCAAAATGGTCAGGTGAGGACATGAAGGCATTTTTTGTTGTCGCCCTGTCGGCGGCGACGATTCTCTCAGGCGTTCCCGCCCAAGCCCAGGCCGTCGACAGCCGGGGTTTTGACGCTCGCGGCATCTGCCGCCGTCCCGAGGGCTGCATGGTCGATCCCGGCCAGGGCGGCAGCTATAACGGGCCGCGCAACTATCGCAATTTCAACGGCCGGAACGAGCGTGACGGCAATAACGATCGCGGCCGAGACGATCGCCGCTATCGCAACCAGAACAGAAGCGACAATGTCGACGGCCATACCAACCGCGTGGCCGTAGCCTCTATCACCGTTCAGCCGTGTGCATCGCCGACGTCTAGTTGGCTCTGAGTTCGCTTTCCTCGAAAACGCCGTTAGGTCGCTGATCGAGGCTGGTCACCATCAGCAGGCTGGAGACGGCAAGGAGGAGGGCGAGCTTCAGCGCGTAGGAAAGGGAGAGTTGATGTCGGCGGGCCGATGAGACGCGGGAAGGCGCAACATAATATTTGTAGTAGAAGTGCGGATCGCTCGTTTCCAGCAGGTTCTGGTAGACGTGCGGCGGAATGTCCGCATGTTTCACCGGTGGAGAACCCGGGAATTTTACATGAAGGTCACGGCTGTCGGCATCATAGGCCGCATGCACGTGCTTCGATTTGAGGGCAGCCCAATCCATTGCAGCTCCTATCACCCTCCCGGTGGCAATATGAGGCCTGCAAAACGATCGTCAAGCTGACAATTTGCTTCAAATGCAATCACTACCGCATCGCTGAACGAGCCGCATTTCAGGCAGACTATGTCGTGTGGGAGAAATATTGGAGGCCTCGCCCGGAATTGAACCGGGGTACAAGGATTTGCAGTCCTCTGCGTCACCACTCCGCCACGAGGCCTCACGGGCTCGTTATCAGAGCCGTGGCGAGCGTTTAGAATGATCGTAAGGAAATCGCAAGGGGGCATTTCGGAAAAACGCCATTCTGCGGCTGCTCAACACGTCATTTCTCTACCGCGGATTGGCACGGGTGCTGACTAGATTTCCATGCCAAATTCGCCGGCATAAATTGCGGCAAGACGCCATGGCGGTATCTCAGAGCGCCTCGGCACCTCTATCACTTCAAGGTCGTTTCGCCGTCCAGCAGCCCGCAGCAGAAGATGCCGATGAGCGCTGCGACGATGAAAAAATCGAACAGCGTCAGATATTCGAAAATCGCAGACATGGCCTGCTCCTCCTATTTCCTCCGCTGAAAATCATAACATGAAGGGGAAGGGAATTCCACGTTTGCGTGCAGGGCCTCATTGCCTCTGTTGCGCGGAAGAAGCGCCTGCCGGATTCTTTTCGCCGGCGGCTGCCAAGCCTTGAAAGCATCGGTGGCGGGGATTAAGAGACGAAAGACAGGAACCGCTTTCAAGAGCGAGAGGACATGATGGATTTCGAAGCAGCGCGCGCAAAGATGGTCGACACCCAGGTCCGCACGACGGACGTTACCTCGCATTCCGTGCTGACGGCGTTTCTCACGGTCCCGC
This Rhizobium acidisoli DNA region includes the following protein-coding sequences:
- the catE gene encoding catalase C; translation: MAKKTKTSPSDNATIHDQKLHRGAGGELHQFAEDGMPVLTTAQGGPVSDDQNTLRLGARGPAVIDDFHFREKIFHFDHERIPERVVHARGYGAHGYFETYESLAAYTRADLFQRPGEKTPAFVRFSTVAGSKGSFDLARDVRGFAVKLYTQQGNWDLVGNNIPVFFIQDAIKFPDVVHSVKPEPDRQFPQAQSAHDNFWDFISLTPESMHMIMWVMSDRAIPRSFRFMEGFGVHTFRFVNAADESTFVKFHWKPKLGLQSVAWNEAVKINGADPDFHRRDLWQSIQSGNFPEWELCVQLFDQDFADTFDFDILDPTKIIPEEILPVKPVGRLVLDRMPENFFAETEQVAFMTQNVPPGIDFSNDPLLQGRNFSYLDTQLKRLGGPNFTHLPINAPKCPFHNFQQDGHMAMRNPVGRVNYQPNSWNQGPRESPVQGYRHFPAEEQGAKVRLRPESFADHYSQARQFFISQTPPEQRHIAAALIFELSKVETPVIRERMVSHLMNIDETLASKVGHALGFKSMPKPADAAMPTRQDLEPSPALSIIERGPKRFEGRKLGILVTDGSDAAIFKALLAEITEQKATFEVIAPKIGGVTLSDGNWIEAHQMIDGGPSVLYDAVALLPSPAGSSDLLKEATARDFVSDAFVHCKFIGYVETALPLMQKAGIADSLDEGVLALRAAGDVAAFVKALGKLRVWGREPSVKLN
- a CDS encoding KTSC domain-containing protein, translating into MDWAALKSKHVHAAYDADSRDLHVKFPGSPPVKHADIPPHVYQNLLETSDPHFYYKYYVAPSRVSSARRHQLSLSYALKLALLLAVSSLLMVTSLDQRPNGVFEESELRAN